The Halostagnicola larsenii XH-48 DNA segment TTGGCGTTCTATGAGACGGAACGAATTCACGGAGGGAACTCGACTGCGTTGTAGCCGGGGTGGGGAGACCGAAGTCATCGAACACACCCACCATTTACATTCATACACATGTAATAATATTTGATTGCGACGTTTTTGGGTGATTTGATAAATTCGATATGGTATCGACAGCAGAACGCGAAGTGTTCTGTGGCTCTTTGCTACCGTGAACCACTATTCATTAGATATATGTTATTAGTGTCGCAGAGAACTATTGTATATATAATACAATATATTGGGTCAAAGTTGAGTCTAGGTGTCGCAGCCACTGGCACGAGCAATGATCCACTCGCTTCATTTAGCGCTGATTGATTGAAAAACAGCATCTCCAACACAGTGGTTCTTGTTGATGACAGCGATTACCTAACTTTTCCTGCTCGAGTGATTATATGCGACTATACCAACTATATCAAACAAAATTTGATCGAAAATGGTTATAGACCACCAATATATGGTAGATCACGTTATAGTCGTGTATTGTCAGTCGATCGAGCGCGGTTAAAGTATTGTGTTGAAAACCCACTACTACAATATAAAATAATGATTTAATAAATAATAATATATGTTTAGAGTGCTAACCGAGACAGTGTCTTCAGCGATTAATCTGACATCTCACTCTGTCGTCAACTGTGAACAGCAATACTCATTTCTCTCTTCTATTCGTTGAAGGACTCCAAGAGGGATGGTTGCGATAGTATGCTGCGTGAGACCCTCTACTCATCCACTGAACGAACGTATTAGTAGATACGCTCGGTCGCAATTTTGGCACCATCAACGAGTGCCGCTAACTTTTTCCACGCTATTTCGGGATGAACCATTCCGATTCCTGCCTGTGTTCCGAAGCCACAATCAGGTGCGGCGACTATCGGCGTCGAATCGTCGACCACGTCGACGATCCGCTCCAGGCGGTCTGCGATGGTCTCTGGGTGGTCGACGATGTTCGTCTTTACGTCGACAACGCCGGGGATCAGCGACCAGCCGTCGGGAAGTGGATGCTCGGCGAACGCGCGGTATTCGTGCTGGTGGCGAGGGTTGGCCTGCTCGACACTGAGCCCCGTGATGTCTGCCTCGTAGATCTCCGGGAGAAGATCGACGAGGTCCGTGTCAAGATGGTGAGGTCCTTCGTAGCTTCCCCAACAGGTGTGAATCCGGACCTGTTCTTCTGGAACGTTCGAAAGCGCCTCATTGAGTGCTTCGACGTGAAGTCGAACGGCTCCCTTGACATCCTCGAGCGGTTTATCCGCATACGTGGGCGTATGACCCACGGTGAGGAACTCGGGAGCATCGATCTGGAGAGTCATTCCAGTCTCGGCGACGAGCTCGTACTCTTCGGACATCGCGTCCGCGACGGAAAAGAGGAACTCCTCGTAGGAGTCGTAGTAGTCATCGACGTGTGTAGCGGTGATGACGCTGGGAGACGCCGAGGTCACGAACGTTCCTTCGAAGTCGGCGTCGACGGCCCCGAGGGCGTCGCGAAATTCTTCGAGTTCGGTTCTGGCCTCGTTGTGACCGGTGTATTCGACGGGACCGGTAACGACAGGCTGCATCGAGAGGTCGATGACGTCCGTCTTGAACGTCTCCTCGGCGTAATCGGGGAACTCCTGGAGATCCGCCCAGAGTTCCTGTTCGCGCTTTCCGTCGATTCCGCTGAGGCGGTCTGCTACGTACCAATTGAACGAGACCCGGGACTGTTCGCCGTTGTTGGCCACATCGATGCCGACCTCCGCCTGACGCTCGAGGACATCGTACGTGGCGTCCGAGACGGCAGTGTCCCACTCCTCGATATCGATTTCTTCGCCGTTCTGGCGCTTCGTAAGGAGATCGAGCAGCTCCGGTGATCGAGGAAGACTGCCGATATGCGTCGTACGAATCCGATCGTCAT contains these protein-coding regions:
- a CDS encoding cobalamin-independent methionine synthase II family protein, whose protein sequence is MTANDDRIRTTHIGSLPRSPELLDLLTKRQNGEEIDIEEWDTAVSDATYDVLERQAEVGIDVANNGEQSRVSFNWYVADRLSGIDGKREQELWADLQEFPDYAEETFKTDVIDLSMQPVVTGPVEYTGHNEARTELEEFRDALGAVDADFEGTFVTSASPSVITATHVDDYYDSYEEFLFSVADAMSEEYELVAETGMTLQIDAPEFLTVGHTPTYADKPLEDVKGAVRLHVEALNEALSNVPEEQVRIHTCWGSYEGPHHLDTDLVDLLPEIYEADITGLSVEQANPRHQHEYRAFAEHPLPDGWSLIPGVVDVKTNIVDHPETIADRLERIVDVVDDSTPIVAAPDCGFGTQAGIGMVHPEIAWKKLAALVDGAKIATERIY